One stretch of Chloroflexia bacterium SDU3-3 DNA includes these proteins:
- a CDS encoding transglutaminase family protein, whose amino-acid sequence MRLTATCTMSFDVASPTPMILMLRPRSGLGQWVVAERYELTPFAPVVEYTDAHGNLCQRITALPGPLEIRTRVEAETADQIDVQPGAPFVPAQDLPPDALQFLLPSRYCESDKLGALAAEVAGDAAPGYDQAERICRWIHTQVAYRYGASDATTSAADTAQQRVGVCRDFAHLGMALCRALSIPARMVVGYLHRLDPMDLHAWFEAYVGGRWYTFDATQPEPRGGRIVIAYGRDAADVAMTTQFGPATLTAMQVSVSGENE is encoded by the coding sequence ATGCGGCTTACGGCAACCTGCACGATGTCGTTTGATGTGGCCTCGCCCACCCCCATGATCCTGATGCTCCGCCCGCGCAGCGGCCTCGGCCAGTGGGTCGTCGCCGAGCGCTACGAGCTGACGCCCTTCGCGCCGGTGGTGGAGTACACCGACGCCCACGGCAACCTCTGCCAGCGCATCACCGCGCTGCCGGGGCCGCTGGAGATCCGCACCCGCGTGGAGGCCGAGACCGCCGATCAGATCGATGTGCAGCCCGGCGCGCCCTTTGTGCCCGCCCAGGATCTGCCGCCGGATGCGCTCCAGTTCCTGCTGCCCAGCCGCTACTGCGAGTCGGACAAGCTGGGGGCGCTAGCCGCCGAGGTGGCGGGCGACGCCGCCCCCGGCTACGACCAGGCCGAGCGCATCTGCCGCTGGATCCACACCCAGGTCGCGTATCGCTACGGCGCCAGCGACGCCACCACATCCGCCGCCGACACCGCGCAGCAGCGCGTGGGCGTGTGCCGCGACTTCGCCCACCTGGGCATGGCGCTGTGCCGCGCGCTCAGCATCCCCGCCCGCATGGTGGTGGGCTACCTCCACCGGCTCGACCCCATGGACCTGCACGCGTGGTTCGAGGCCTACGTGGGCGGGCGCTGGTACACCTTCGACGCGACCCAGCCGGAGCCACGGGGCGGGCGAATTGTGATAGCCTATGGGCGTGACGCCGCCGATGTGGCGATGACCACCCAGTTTGGGCCTGCGACGCTCACGGCGATGCAGGTCTCTGTCTCAGGAGAGAATGAATGA
- the argH gene encoding argininosuccinate lyase encodes MWGGRFSGSLDERMARFQNSYPFDWKLWDEDIRGSLAWARQLAEAKVITPEERDALLAGLEQVRAEFAEGRFQAQPNDEDIHSAVERRLGELAGSVAGKLHTGRSRNDQVATDVRLWVLGAIDRVDAAVRQVQQALLAQAEAAGEALLPGYTHLQRAQPILLSHWLLMFFWPLQRDRERLADCRRRAAVLPLGSAALAGTPLRMDRGALAAELGFENISPNSLDGVSDRDFAAEFLFSAAMIGIHLSRIAEDMVIYSSSEFGFVTLDDAYSTGSSIMPQKKNPDSMELTRGKTGRLIGDLITLLTVLKGLPSTYNKDMQEDKEPLFDAADTLELTLPVVAGAIATARFNTQKMRGAIDDAMLATDVADYMVDRGVPFREAHKVVGQLVREAEQRGVGLSALPLEVYQAAHPSLGDDILSIYDPSRSVAARTVPGSTGPGSVRAQVARAKAALK; translated from the coding sequence ATGTGGGGAGGCCGATTCTCTGGCTCGCTCGATGAGCGCATGGCGCGCTTTCAGAACTCGTACCCGTTCGACTGGAAGCTTTGGGATGAGGACATCCGTGGCTCGCTCGCCTGGGCCAGGCAGCTGGCCGAGGCCAAGGTGATCACCCCCGAGGAGCGCGACGCGCTGCTGGCCGGGCTAGAGCAGGTGCGCGCCGAGTTCGCCGAGGGCCGCTTCCAGGCCCAGCCCAACGACGAGGACATCCATAGCGCCGTCGAGCGCCGCCTGGGCGAGCTGGCGGGCAGCGTGGCGGGCAAGCTGCACACCGGGCGCAGCCGCAACGACCAGGTGGCCACCGATGTGCGCCTGTGGGTGCTGGGCGCGATCGACCGCGTGGACGCCGCCGTGCGCCAGGTGCAGCAGGCGCTGCTGGCCCAGGCCGAGGCCGCAGGCGAGGCGCTGCTGCCGGGCTACACCCACCTCCAGCGCGCCCAGCCCATCCTGCTGTCGCACTGGCTGCTCATGTTCTTCTGGCCGCTCCAGCGCGACCGCGAGCGCCTGGCCGACTGCCGCAGGCGCGCCGCCGTGCTGCCGCTCGGCTCGGCGGCGCTGGCGGGCACCCCGCTGCGCATGGACCGTGGCGCGCTGGCCGCCGAGCTGGGCTTCGAGAACATCTCGCCCAACAGCCTGGATGGCGTGAGCGACCGCGACTTCGCCGCCGAGTTCCTGTTCAGCGCAGCCATGATCGGCATCCACCTCAGCCGCATCGCCGAGGACATGGTGATCTACAGCTCCAGCGAGTTTGGCTTTGTGACGCTGGATGACGCCTACTCCACCGGCTCCAGCATCATGCCGCAGAAGAAGAACCCCGACTCGATGGAGCTGACGCGCGGCAAGACGGGACGCCTGATCGGCGACCTGATCACGCTGCTGACGGTGCTGAAGGGCCTGCCATCCACCTACAACAAGGACATGCAGGAGGACAAGGAGCCGCTGTTCGACGCCGCCGACACCCTGGAGCTGACGCTGCCGGTGGTGGCCGGGGCCATCGCCACCGCCCGCTTCAACACCCAGAAGATGCGCGGCGCCATCGACGACGCCATGCTGGCCACTGACGTGGCCGACTACATGGTGGATCGCGGCGTGCCCTTCCGCGAGGCGCACAAGGTGGTGGGCCAGTTGGTGCGCGAGGCCGAGCAGCGCGGCGTGGGCCTCTCGGCACTGCCGCTGGAGGTGTACCAGGCCGCCCACCCCTCGCTAGGCGACGACATCCTGAGCATCTACGACCCCAGCCGCTCGGTTGCGGCCCGCACCGTGCCCGGCTCCACCGGCCCCGGCAGCGTGCGCGCCCAGGTGGCCCGCGCCAAGGCCGCGCTGAAGTAG
- a CDS encoding DUF454 family protein has protein sequence MLPQAFSRWLKDARCNKTRVALVLKHTERSDGPTGSEEENAAMRQNWIAWLARGRVLRRPIGVLMFVLAVIGTILPIMPTWPFLIPAIVLLGRRDPMLRHTHLMLRHALRRMRRARARWLRSLGLRGSAEYVRARRMITPIILQAERTFSGGTAITSR, from the coding sequence ATGCTGCCGCAGGCCTTCAGCCGCTGGCTGAAGGACGCCCGCTGCAACAAAACGCGCGTGGCACTCGTCTTGAAGCATACAGAGAGGAGCGACGGACCAACCGGTAGCGAGGAGGAGAACGCCGCAATGAGACAGAACTGGATCGCTTGGCTCGCCAGGGGCCGTGTGCTGCGCCGCCCGATCGGGGTGCTGATGTTCGTGCTGGCCGTGATCGGCACCATCCTGCCGATCATGCCCACGTGGCCCTTCCTGATCCCCGCCATCGTGCTGCTGGGGCGGCGCGACCCCATGCTGCGCCACACCCACCTGATGCTGCGCCATGCCCTTCGCCGCATGCGCCGCGCCCGCGCCCGCTGGCTGCGCTCGCTGGGGCTGCGCGGCTCCGCCGAGTACGTGCGCGCCCGCCGCATGATCACCCCGATCATCCTGCAGGCCGAGCGCACATTCAGCGGCGGCACGGCGATAACCAGCCGTTAA
- a CDS encoding serine/threonine protein kinase, which translates to MKGILTAQSINLEQLRHITNQKNIVAGTEDYAAGRVTIAQVEAQVATLTVDDHRSGKPYSVTIRSGADGTIGLTCTCREGYPWVACRHRYAAALALRDHLTANPPKVWRYLMEHAKPAAPRRSSTNNALILFSLIERNPSAWIIQPYTLNIRHLDGVDLTDRAAVADKIVELNMAREAKPLRSRVQHSAYPYASEDDITATNLALGNPYAAYGYASSRDSGAFYQAVLPYLSRCLSFIGEEGDPFQARLDVRSEPAAIQAELRQSRKGITIVGQILVGGDTIPIQPNATSVLAQDPMWLLVDTTLVRFQTPPSGLAATLLEEPSILVPSDDAEEFYDRYLPTVAAQLPVSGKMLDWREQAEKPQPRLYLSDQDGQLQGELRLGYGPYEVSYERLTPSHTVQRVPGSTQFTRIRRDAGAEHEAASLLGSSAGFKKSTEANIFPLRANMNPIDFLLHQVPKLVEKGFTIFGENELVSARVNRNKPSISFNVTSGIDWFDVKAVVNFGDLTVSLKDIRQAVRKRERYIKLADGSIGEIPEEWLARYRHLFAHADSTDGETLRVGQNSLTLIDQLLGEADGAQADEAFQQRRDKLRNFQSIAPHTLPPGFIGQLRPYQKFGYDWLHFLQEYHFGGCLADDMGVGKTIQTLAFLESIYHDDNSAPASLIVMPRSLLFNWQREAEKFTPGLDVYVQADQGRIADPAQFGEHNLVLTTYGTMLRDIELLSQYEFHHIILDESQMIKNPLAETSKAARLLRGRHRLALTGTPIENTTMELWSQFAFLNPGLLGSLDYFRQEFVNPIERQQRGETSDFLRKMVFPFILRRTKDQVATDLPPRTERVIVCDMEPAQLKVYNKQRDIYRAKLLGLIDNEGMDDARMQILEGLLRLRQISNHPRLVDAKYKGGSGKFELLFETLDTLRAEGHRALIFSQFVQMLALVRQELDAKGVPYAYLDGQTRDRQEQVDRFQGDGALPFFLISLKAGGVGLNLTAADYVIHVDPWWNPAVEQQATDRTHRIGQDKPVFVYKMVARGTVEEKILQLQERKRELVAQIIGDEGGVFKSLTREDVEVLFS; encoded by the coding sequence ATGAAGGGTATCCTGACCGCACAATCAATTAACCTTGAGCAGCTGAGGCACATCACCAACCAGAAGAATATTGTGGCTGGGACCGAGGACTATGCCGCAGGCCGCGTGACGATCGCCCAGGTGGAGGCCCAGGTCGCCACCCTCACCGTGGATGATCACCGCAGCGGCAAGCCCTACAGTGTCACCATCCGCAGTGGTGCCGATGGAACCATTGGCCTCACCTGCACGTGCCGCGAGGGATACCCATGGGTGGCCTGCCGCCACCGCTACGCCGCCGCGCTGGCCCTGCGCGACCACCTGACCGCCAATCCCCCGAAGGTCTGGCGCTACCTGATGGAGCACGCCAAGCCCGCCGCGCCGCGCCGATCCTCCACCAACAACGCGCTGATCCTCTTTAGCCTGATCGAACGCAACCCCAGCGCCTGGATTATCCAGCCCTACACGCTCAACATCCGCCACCTGGATGGCGTGGATCTGACCGACCGCGCGGCAGTGGCGGATAAGATCGTCGAGCTGAACATGGCGCGCGAGGCCAAGCCGCTGCGCTCGCGGGTGCAGCATAGCGCCTACCCCTACGCCAGCGAGGATGACATCACCGCCACCAATCTGGCGCTGGGCAACCCCTACGCGGCCTACGGCTACGCATCCAGCCGCGACAGCGGGGCCTTCTACCAGGCGGTGCTGCCCTACCTCAGCCGCTGCCTCAGCTTTATCGGCGAGGAGGGCGACCCCTTTCAGGCCCGGCTGGATGTGCGCAGCGAACCAGCCGCCATCCAGGCCGAGCTGAGACAGAGCCGCAAGGGCATCACGATTGTCGGGCAGATCCTGGTCGGCGGCGACACCATCCCGATCCAGCCCAACGCCACCTCGGTGCTGGCCCAAGACCCCATGTGGCTGCTGGTGGACACCACGCTGGTGCGCTTCCAGACGCCGCCGAGCGGCCTTGCGGCGACCCTGCTGGAGGAGCCGAGCATCCTGGTGCCGAGCGACGACGCCGAGGAGTTCTACGACCGCTACCTGCCCACCGTGGCCGCGCAGCTGCCCGTCAGCGGCAAGATGCTGGACTGGCGGGAGCAGGCGGAGAAGCCCCAGCCCCGGCTCTACCTGAGCGACCAGGACGGCCAGCTCCAGGGCGAGCTGCGCCTGGGCTATGGCCCCTACGAGGTGAGCTACGAGCGCCTGACGCCCTCCCACACGGTGCAGCGCGTGCCCGGCAGCACCCAGTTCACGCGCATCCGCCGCGACGCCGGGGCCGAGCACGAGGCGGCCAGCCTGCTGGGCAGCAGCGCGGGCTTCAAGAAGAGCACCGAGGCCAACATCTTCCCGCTGCGCGCCAACATGAACCCGATCGACTTCCTGCTGCACCAGGTGCCCAAGCTGGTGGAGAAAGGCTTTACGATCTTCGGCGAGAACGAGCTGGTCTCGGCCCGCGTGAACCGCAACAAGCCCTCGATCTCGTTCAATGTGACCAGCGGCATCGACTGGTTCGATGTCAAGGCGGTGGTGAACTTCGGCGATCTGACGGTGAGCCTGAAAGACATCCGCCAGGCGGTGCGCAAGCGCGAGCGCTACATCAAGCTGGCCGATGGCTCGATCGGCGAGATCCCCGAGGAGTGGCTGGCCCGCTACCGCCACCTGTTCGCCCACGCCGACTCGACCGACGGCGAGACGCTGCGCGTCGGCCAGAACAGCCTGACCCTGATCGACCAGCTGCTGGGCGAGGCCGACGGCGCCCAGGCCGATGAGGCCTTCCAGCAGCGCCGCGACAAGCTGCGCAACTTCCAGAGCATCGCCCCACACACCCTGCCCCCCGGCTTCATCGGCCAGCTGCGGCCCTACCAGAAGTTCGGCTACGACTGGCTGCACTTCCTGCAGGAGTATCACTTCGGCGGATGCCTAGCGGACGACATGGGCGTGGGAAAGACGATTCAGACCCTGGCCTTTCTCGAATCGATCTACCACGACGACAACAGCGCGCCCGCCAGCCTGATCGTGATGCCGCGCTCGCTGCTGTTCAACTGGCAGCGCGAGGCCGAGAAGTTCACGCCGGGCCTAGATGTGTATGTGCAGGCCGACCAGGGCCGTATCGCCGACCCCGCGCAGTTTGGCGAGCACAACCTAGTGCTGACCACCTACGGCACCATGCTGCGCGATATCGAGCTGCTGAGCCAATACGAGTTCCACCACATCATCCTCGACGAGTCGCAGATGATCAAGAACCCGCTGGCCGAGACATCCAAGGCGGCACGGCTGCTGCGCGGCAGGCACCGGCTGGCGCTCACCGGCACGCCAATCGAAAACACCACCATGGAGCTGTGGTCGCAGTTCGCCTTCCTTAACCCCGGCCTGCTGGGCAGCCTCGACTACTTCCGGCAGGAGTTCGTGAACCCGATCGAGCGCCAGCAGCGCGGCGAGACCTCCGACTTCCTGCGCAAGATGGTCTTCCCGTTCATCCTGCGCCGCACCAAGGACCAGGTCGCCACCGACCTACCGCCGCGCACCGAGCGCGTGATCGTATGCGACATGGAGCCAGCCCAGCTCAAGGTCTACAATAAGCAGCGCGACATCTACCGCGCCAAGCTGCTGGGCCTGATCGACAACGAGGGCATGGACGACGCCCGCATGCAGATCCTAGAGGGCCTGCTGCGACTGCGCCAGATCAGCAACCACCCCCGGCTGGTGGATGCCAAGTACAAGGGCGGCTCGGGCAAGTTCGAGCTGCTGTTCGAGACGCTCGACACCCTGCGCGCCGAGGGCCACCGCGCCCTGATCTTCTCGCAGTTCGTGCAGATGCTGGCCCTGGTGCGCCAGGAGCTAGATGCCAAGGGTGTGCCCTACGCCTACCTGGATGGCCAGACCCGCGACCGCCAGGAGCAGGTCGACCGCTTCCAGGGCGACGGCGCGCTGCCGTTCTTCTTGATCAGCCTGAAGGCCGGGGGCGTGGGCCTCAACCTCACCGCCGCCGACTACGTGATCCATGTGGACCCATGGTGGAACCCGGCAGTCGAGCAGCAGGCAACCGACCGCACCCACCGCATCGGGCAGGACAAGCCCGTGTTCGTGTACAAGATGGTGGCGCGCGGCACCGTGGAGGAGAAGATCCTCCAGCTCCAGGAGCGCAAGCGCGAGCTGGTGGCGCAGATCATCGGCGACGAGGGCGGCGTGTTCAAGTCGCTCACCCGCGAGGATGTCGAGGTGCTGTTCAGCTAG
- a CDS encoding esterase-like activity of phytase family protein: MSRILSLRGVALGALLLLALPAMPAASADTTPYVTLEGRAVLPADTFAPGPPSGFAITGNTNGRKAPFASQPVQGFSAVLPNWDGNWLAMADNGFGNKANSADFRLRWYSVKTDWSTGSASVAGYTELRDPSRLVPFPIVNGDLDRVLTGGDFDPESFRQLPDGTFWYGEEFGPYLLHTDMAGRLLEAPIPTPYPAALAPFAKGLPFIQSPDNPAFRGIAKAEDRLRAANLPSSKGFEGMAMSKDGSKLYPLLEGALIDDPIRTRLLIQEFDTAKRQYTGRYWFYPLADAANAIGDMTAINDSEFLVIERDNGQGAAATFKRIYRVNLGSFNADGTLKKALVADLMSITDDQGLTAPEDGSVGMGRSFSFPFQTIEDVYPVDERTLLVVDDNNYPFSSGRRPGKAPDDSEFILLRLPEALSLDR, encoded by the coding sequence ATGTCTCGCATCCTCTCGCTGCGCGGAGTCGCGCTGGGCGCGCTGCTGCTGCTGGCGCTGCCCGCCATGCCCGCCGCCAGCGCCGACACCACACCCTACGTCACCCTGGAGGGCCGCGCCGTGCTGCCCGCCGACACCTTTGCGCCCGGCCCGCCCTCGGGCTTCGCGATCACCGGCAACACCAACGGGCGCAAGGCCCCCTTCGCCAGCCAGCCGGTGCAGGGCTTCAGCGCCGTGCTGCCCAACTGGGATGGCAACTGGCTGGCCATGGCCGACAACGGCTTCGGCAACAAGGCCAACAGCGCCGACTTCCGCCTGCGCTGGTACAGCGTGAAGACCGACTGGTCCACGGGCAGCGCCAGCGTGGCGGGCTACACCGAGCTGCGCGACCCCAGCCGCCTGGTGCCCTTCCCGATCGTGAACGGCGACCTCGACCGCGTGCTAACCGGCGGCGACTTCGACCCGGAGTCATTCCGCCAGCTGCCCGACGGCACGTTCTGGTATGGCGAGGAGTTTGGCCCCTACCTGCTGCACACCGACATGGCGGGCCGCCTGCTCGAAGCGCCCATCCCCACGCCCTACCCGGCGGCGCTCGCGCCCTTCGCCAAGGGCCTGCCCTTCATCCAGTCGCCGGACAACCCGGCGTTTCGCGGCATCGCCAAGGCCGAGGATCGCCTGAGGGCGGCCAACCTGCCCAGCAGCAAGGGCTTCGAGGGCATGGCCATGAGCAAGGACGGCAGCAAGCTCTACCCGCTGCTGGAGGGCGCGCTGATCGATGACCCCATCCGCACCCGCCTACTCATCCAGGAGTTCGATACGGCCAAGCGGCAGTACACCGGGCGCTACTGGTTCTACCCGCTGGCCGACGCGGCCAACGCCATCGGCGATATGACCGCGATCAACGACAGCGAGTTCCTGGTGATCGAGCGCGACAACGGCCAGGGCGCGGCGGCCACGTTCAAGCGCATCTACAGGGTCAACCTGGGCAGCTTCAACGCCGACGGTACGCTGAAGAAGGCCCTGGTGGCCGACCTGATGTCGATCACCGACGACCAGGGCCTGACCGCGCCCGAGGATGGATCGGTGGGCATGGGCCGCAGCTTCTCCTTCCCCTTCCAGACCATCGAGGATGTCTACCCGGTGGATGAGCGCACGCTGCTGGTGGTGGACGACAACAACTACCCCTTCAGCTCGGGCCGCCGCCCCGGCAAGGCCCCGGACGACAGCGAGTTCATCCTGCTGCGCCTGCCCGAGGCGCTGAGCCTCGACCGCTAG
- a CDS encoding argininosuccinate synthase — MTERPRVKKVVLAYSGGLDTSIIVPWLKQNYGNPEVVCYCSNLGQADELTGLEEKALASGASKCYVEDLREEFVRDFLFPMVQSGAIYERLYLLGTSVARPLIAKRQAEIAIQEGADAVAHGCTGKGNDQVRFELTFMAFAPQLKVIAPWREWNISSREDALEYAAEFNVPVTATLKSIYSRDRNIWHISHEGGILEDPWNEPEEEMYTLSASPESAPDTPEYVEIRFEQGIPVSIDGQKLGPVAIIDHLNALGAKHGVGRIDLVENRLVGMKSHGVYETPGGTLLRAAHQGLEQLTLDRDTMHYKDVVAHRYAELVYNGQWYTPLREALQVFFTETQRNVTGDVRLKLYKGNVILVGRRAEKSLYNPDIASFTMGASYNQKDAEGFIHLFGLPIKVGALVEGK; from the coding sequence ATGACCGAACGACCACGCGTTAAAAAAGTTGTCCTTGCCTACTCAGGCGGCCTCGATACCAGCATCATCGTGCCCTGGCTGAAGCAGAACTACGGCAACCCCGAGGTGGTGTGCTACTGCTCGAACCTAGGCCAGGCCGACGAGCTGACCGGCCTAGAGGAGAAGGCGCTGGCCAGCGGCGCGTCGAAGTGCTATGTCGAAGACCTGCGCGAGGAGTTCGTGCGCGACTTCCTGTTCCCTATGGTCCAGTCGGGCGCGATCTACGAGCGCCTGTACCTGCTGGGCACCTCGGTGGCCCGCCCGCTGATCGCCAAGCGCCAGGCCGAGATCGCCATCCAGGAGGGCGCTGACGCAGTGGCCCACGGCTGCACCGGCAAGGGCAACGACCAGGTGCGCTTCGAGCTGACGTTCATGGCCTTCGCGCCCCAGCTCAAGGTGATCGCGCCCTGGCGCGAGTGGAACATCAGCTCGCGCGAGGACGCGCTGGAGTACGCCGCCGAGTTCAACGTGCCCGTCACGGCCACGCTGAAGTCGATCTACAGCCGCGACCGCAACATCTGGCACATATCGCACGAGGGCGGCATCCTTGAGGATCCCTGGAACGAACCAGAGGAGGAGATGTACACGCTCAGCGCCTCGCCCGAGAGTGCGCCCGACACCCCCGAGTACGTCGAGATTCGCTTCGAGCAGGGCATCCCCGTCAGCATCGACGGCCAGAAGCTCGGGCCGGTGGCGATCATCGATCACCTGAACGCCCTGGGCGCGAAGCACGGCGTGGGCCGGATCGACCTGGTGGAGAACCGTCTGGTGGGCATGAAGAGCCACGGCGTGTACGAGACGCCCGGCGGCACGCTGCTGCGCGCGGCTCACCAGGGCCTGGAGCAGCTGACGCTCGACCGCGACACCATGCACTACAAGGACGTGGTGGCCCACCGCTACGCCGAGCTGGTCTACAACGGCCAGTGGTACACCCCGCTGCGCGAGGCGCTGCAGGTCTTCTTCACCGAGACCCAGCGCAACGTGACGGGCGACGTGCGCCTGAAGCTCTACAAGGGCAACGTCATCCTGGTTGGCCGCCGGGCCGAGAAGAGCCTCTACAACCCCGACATCGCCAGCTTCACCATGGGCGCGAGCTACAACCAGAAGGACGCCGAGGGCTTCATCCACCTGTTCGGCCTGCCGATCAAGGTCGGCGCGCTGGTCGAGGGCAAGTAG
- the argJ gene encoding bifunctional glutamate N-acetyltransferase/amino-acid acetyltransferase ArgJ, with the protein MTAPADIDSFQLAPGFRASAVACGLKTSGAMAASSLDMALVAADGPCAAAGLFTTNRVKAAPVLYDQETLAANPAGIRAVIANAGNANAVTGEQGMADARRMAELAAYALRCQPEDVLVLSTGVIGRPLPMDKVAQGIAEVTSPVANKGAGFAARAVMTTDTRPKIASGQFQVAGQVVTVSGFAKGAGMIHPNMATMLSVITTDAAIAPALLQDALAGAVARSFNRISVDGDMSTNDTVLLLASGLVPVGETPEALAQFAEALASVCVSLAKQIAGDGEGATRLIEISVSGAADEAMAHTVADSIARSPLVKTAVHGGDPNWGRILAAAGYSGAEIDPQRITLSFGPQGRQITVLRQGMPASYVEREAAALFREDPVLISLDLGLGQAATTVWTCDFSKEYVEINAHYTT; encoded by the coding sequence ATGACCGCCCCTGCTGATATCGACTCGTTCCAGCTGGCCCCTGGTTTCCGCGCCAGCGCGGTGGCCTGCGGCCTGAAGACCAGCGGCGCGATGGCCGCCAGCTCGCTCGACATGGCGCTGGTGGCCGCCGACGGCCCCTGCGCCGCCGCTGGCCTGTTCACCACCAACCGCGTGAAGGCCGCCCCGGTGCTGTACGACCAGGAGACCCTGGCCGCCAACCCGGCGGGCATCCGCGCCGTGATCGCCAACGCGGGCAACGCCAACGCCGTGACCGGCGAGCAGGGCATGGCCGACGCCCGCCGCATGGCCGAGCTGGCCGCCTACGCCCTGCGCTGCCAGCCCGAGGATGTGCTGGTGCTCTCCACCGGCGTGATCGGCAGGCCGCTGCCGATGGACAAGGTGGCCCAGGGCATCGCCGAGGTCACGTCGCCGGTGGCCAACAAGGGCGCGGGCTTCGCGGCCCGCGCCGTGATGACCACCGACACCCGTCCCAAGATCGCGTCTGGCCAGTTCCAGGTGGCCGGGCAGGTTGTCACCGTCAGCGGCTTCGCCAAGGGCGCGGGCATGATCCACCCGAACATGGCCACCATGCTCTCGGTGATCACCACCGACGCGGCGATCGCGCCCGCGCTGCTTCAGGATGCGCTGGCCGGGGCCGTGGCTCGCAGCTTCAACCGGATCAGCGTGGATGGCGACATGAGCACCAACGACACCGTGCTGCTGCTGGCATCCGGCCTGGTGCCGGTGGGCGAGACGCCCGAGGCGCTGGCGCAGTTCGCCGAGGCGCTGGCCAGCGTGTGCGTGTCGCTAGCCAAGCAGATCGCAGGCGACGGCGAGGGCGCGACCCGCCTGATCGAGATCAGCGTCAGCGGGGCCGCCGACGAGGCCATGGCCCACACCGTGGCCGACTCGATCGCCCGCTCGCCGCTGGTGAAGACCGCCGTACACGGCGGCGACCCCAACTGGGGCCGCATCCTGGCCGCCGCAGGCTACAGCGGGGCCGAGATCGACCCGCAGCGCATCACGCTCAGCTTTGGGCCGCAGGGCCGCCAGATCACCGTGCTGCGCCAGGGCATGCCCGCCAGCTACGTCGAGCGCGAGGCCGCCGCGCTGTTCCGCGAAGACCCCGTGCTGATCAGCCTCGACCTGGGGCTGGGCCAGGCCGCCACCACCGTGTGGACCTGCGACTTCAGCAAGGAGTACGTGGAGATCAACGCGCACTACACGACCTGA